One Pseudomonas brassicacearum genomic region harbors:
- a CDS encoding alpha-1,4-glucan--maltose-1-phosphate maltosyltransferase — protein MTAEHSTDLAYNPHLPLSQALLLPRIAIEDTLPVIDGGQFAAKAVAGQDVTVTSKVFADGHDKLAVRIRWHALDDEVWNSEVMTELGNNGWQGRFNAPKQGRYVFCIEAWIDQFASFCYELGKKFGAGVPISLELQEGRNQVQMAAERSEGELREQLTALHHELSGLLPAEQVALFLAPRSANLMSLADHRPYLSISPEFPLDVERELAEFASWYELFPRSITDDPARHGTFNDVHSRLEMIQDMGFDVLYFPPIHPIGRSFRKGPNNSLTAGPDDPGSPYAIGSEEGGHEAIHPQLGSREDFRRLVAAAAEHGLEIALDFAIQCSQDHPWLKQHPGWFSWRPDGTIKYAENPPKKYQDIVNVDFYAADAIPSLWLELRDIVVGWVNEGVKIFRVDNPHTKPLPFWQWLIADVRAQHPEVMFLAEAFTTPAMMARLGKVGYSQSYTYFTWRNTKAELATYFTELNESPWRECYRPNFFVNTPDINPAFLHESGRAGFLIRAALATMGSGLWGMYSGFELCESAPVPGKEEYLDSEKYEIRPRDFTAPGNIIAEIAQLNRIRRQNPALHTHLGLKVYNAWNDNILYFGKRTPDGSNFILVAVSLDPHTPQEANFELPLWEMGLPDDAQTQGEDLMSGHRWTWYGKYQFMRIDPAYQPFGIWRISVA, from the coding sequence ATGACTGCTGAACACTCGACTGACTTGGCCTATAACCCGCACTTGCCGTTGTCCCAGGCCTTGTTGTTGCCGCGAATCGCGATTGAAGACACCCTGCCGGTGATCGACGGTGGACAGTTCGCCGCCAAGGCGGTGGCGGGGCAGGACGTGACGGTGACCAGCAAAGTGTTCGCCGATGGCCATGACAAGCTGGCTGTGCGAATCCGTTGGCACGCCTTGGATGACGAGGTGTGGAACAGCGAGGTCATGACCGAACTGGGCAACAACGGCTGGCAAGGTCGGTTCAACGCGCCGAAACAGGGCCGTTATGTGTTCTGCATCGAGGCCTGGATCGATCAGTTCGCCAGTTTCTGCTACGAGTTGGGGAAAAAGTTCGGCGCCGGGGTTCCCATCAGCCTGGAGCTGCAGGAAGGCCGCAACCAGGTACAAATGGCTGCCGAGCGCAGTGAAGGTGAACTGAGGGAGCAGCTCACGGCCTTGCACCATGAACTCTCGGGTCTGTTGCCGGCCGAGCAGGTGGCGCTGTTCCTGGCGCCGCGCAGTGCCAACCTCATGTCCCTGGCCGATCATCGCCCTTACTTGAGCATCAGCCCTGAATTCCCGTTGGATGTGGAACGTGAGTTGGCCGAGTTCGCCAGCTGGTACGAATTGTTCCCGCGCTCGATCACTGATGATCCCGCTCGCCACGGCACTTTCAACGACGTGCATTCGCGCTTGGAAATGATCCAGGACATGGGCTTCGATGTGCTGTACTTCCCGCCGATCCACCCCATTGGTCGCAGTTTTCGCAAAGGCCCGAACAATTCCCTCACGGCTGGCCCCGACGACCCGGGCAGCCCTTATGCCATCGGCAGTGAGGAAGGCGGGCACGAGGCGATTCACCCGCAACTGGGTTCCCGTGAAGACTTCCGGCGGCTGGTGGCGGCAGCGGCCGAGCATGGCCTGGAGATCGCCCTCGACTTCGCCATCCAGTGTTCCCAGGACCATCCGTGGCTCAAGCAACACCCGGGCTGGTTCAGCTGGCGGCCGGACGGCACGATCAAATACGCGGAGAACCCACCGAAGAAATACCAGGACATCGTCAACGTCGACTTCTACGCGGCGGATGCGATTCCCAGCCTGTGGCTGGAGCTGCGGGACATCGTGGTGGGCTGGGTCAACGAAGGCGTGAAGATCTTCCGCGTCGACAACCCCCACACCAAGCCCTTGCCGTTCTGGCAGTGGCTGATCGCTGACGTGCGGGCCCAACACCCTGAGGTGATGTTCCTGGCCGAAGCCTTCACCACCCCGGCGATGATGGCGCGCCTGGGCAAGGTCGGTTATTCCCAGAGCTATACCTACTTCACCTGGCGCAACACCAAGGCCGAACTGGCGACCTATTTCACCGAGCTGAACGAATCGCCCTGGCGCGAATGCTACCGGCCGAATTTTTTCGTCAACACGCCGGACATCAACCCGGCCTTTCTCCATGAGTCGGGACGTGCGGGCTTTCTGATCCGGGCGGCGCTGGCGACCATGGGCTCGGGCCTGTGGGGCATGTACTCGGGCTTCGAGCTTTGCGAGTCGGCGCCGGTGCCGGGCAAGGAGGAGTACCTCGACTCGGAGAAATACGAGATCCGCCCTCGCGACTTCACCGCGCCGGGCAACATCATTGCCGAGATCGCCCAGCTCAATCGCATCCGCCGACAGAACCCGGCGTTGCATACGCATTTGGGCCTGAAGGTCTACAACGCCTGGAACGACAACATTCTGTACTTCGGCAAGCGCACGCCCGACGGCAGCAATTTCATCCTGGTGGCGGTGAGCCTTGACCCGCACACCCCACAGGAAGCCAATTTCGAGTTACCGCTGTGGGAGATGGGCCTGCCGGACGATGCACAGACCCAGGGCGAGGATTTGATGAGCGGCCACCGCTGGACCTGGTATGGCAAGTATCAGTTCATGCGCATTGACCCGGCTTACCAGCCGTTTGGGATTTGGCGGATCAGCGTGGCTTAA
- a CDS encoding MgtC/SapB family protein produces MDAWWHEVWVTLQAEFADITDAQQMTRVTVRLLMAAVLGGILGFEREHKGKAAGVRTHMLVALGAALFVLVPQMSGSQADAMSRVIQGVVAGIGFLGAGTILKNNDGDESHVKGLTTAAGLWMTAAIGVAAGLGREATAVLSTILALVIFSVMPVIVRALEKEDKP; encoded by the coding sequence ATGGATGCCTGGTGGCATGAAGTCTGGGTGACCCTGCAAGCGGAATTCGCTGACATCACCGATGCCCAGCAGATGACGCGGGTCACGGTGCGCCTGCTGATGGCCGCGGTGCTGGGCGGCATTCTCGGTTTCGAGCGGGAGCACAAGGGCAAGGCGGCCGGCGTGCGCACCCACATGCTGGTGGCCCTGGGGGCTGCGTTGTTCGTGCTGGTGCCGCAGATGTCCGGTTCCCAGGCCGACGCCATGAGCCGGGTCATCCAGGGGGTTGTCGCGGGCATTGGTTTTCTCGGCGCGGGTACCATCTTGAAAAACAACGACGGCGACGAAAGCCACGTAAAAGGCCTGACGACCGCGGCCGGCCTGTGGATGACTGCCGCTATAGGCGTCGCCGCCGGGTTGGGGCGGGAGGCGACGGCGGTGCTTAGTACGATTTTGGCGTTGGTGATCTTCAGTGTGATGCCGGTGATTGTCCGGGCGTTGGAGAAGGAGGACAAGCCGTGA
- a CDS encoding DUF3203 family protein: protein MTVSIDEDKTCHFDTLNGTEQRPASELTVITDSEKAMSAVELNGGRVYITEAEADALTVAGAADGRKHVKATDGDSVI, encoded by the coding sequence ATGACTGTAAGTATCGATGAAGACAAAACTTGTCATTTCGACACCCTCAACGGCACGGAACAGCGCCCTGCCAGCGAGCTGACCGTTATCACCGACTCGGAAAAAGCCATGTCAGCCGTGGAGCTCAATGGTGGGCGGGTCTACATCACCGAGGCTGAAGCCGATGCGCTGACAGTGGCCGGGGCAGCGGATGGGCGCAAGCACGTCAAGGCTACCGATGGTGATTCGGTGATCTGA